From Desulfovibrio legallii, one genomic window encodes:
- a CDS encoding HU family DNA-binding protein produces the protein MTKAELVKLYAEATQLPVGDAGECLERLGDIVAAELLGGGSVPLPGVGKLVIKARAARTGRNPRTGEPVDIPARQALGVSLSKDF, from the coding sequence ATGACCAAGGCCGAACTTGTGAAACTGTATGCGGAAGCCACGCAACTGCCGGTGGGAGACGCCGGGGAATGCCTGGAGCGGCTGGGCGACATCGTGGCCGCGGAACTTCTGGGCGGCGGTTCCGTGCCCCTGCCCGGCGTGGGCAAACTGGTGATAAAGGCACGCGCCGCCCGCACGGGGCGCAACCCCCGCACCGGTGAGCCGGTGGACATCCCGGCCCGGCAGGCGCTGGGCGTGAGCCTGAGCAAGGATTTTTAA
- a CDS encoding glycoside hydrolase family 108 protein, which produces MSNILADFATAHAFTAQWEGGLTNHPADPGGLTNYGVSLRWLKDLGIVCGDIDHDGDIDADDVRALTPETAADLFRRKFWDVYRLGELPQIMADVVYDCMVNTGPAQTARIAQRAFNAECLPGPAPLRVDGVFGSATREALRLGVGKPLALGLIMERERFYRNLVYSKPSFQPFLKGWLNRCTALRRFVGVLS; this is translated from the coding sequence ATGTCCAACATTCTTGCCGACTTCGCCACGGCCCATGCGTTCACCGCCCAATGGGAAGGCGGCCTTACCAACCACCCCGCCGACCCGGGCGGCCTGACCAACTACGGCGTCAGCCTGCGCTGGCTGAAAGACCTTGGGATCGTATGCGGCGACATCGACCACGACGGCGACATCGACGCCGACGACGTGCGCGCCCTGACCCCGGAAACGGCGGCGGACTTGTTCCGCCGGAAGTTCTGGGACGTGTATCGCCTGGGCGAACTGCCGCAGATCATGGCCGACGTCGTGTACGACTGCATGGTGAATACCGGCCCGGCCCAGACGGCGCGCATTGCGCAGCGGGCCTTCAACGCCGAGTGCCTGCCCGGCCCCGCGCCGTTGCGGGTAGACGGCGTGTTTGGCTCGGCCACGCGGGAAGCGTTGCGGCTGGGCGTGGGCAAGCCCCTGGCGCTGGGCCTGATCATGGAACGCGAACGGTTTTACCGAAATCTGGTTTACAGCAAGCCGAGCTTCCAGCCGTTCCTGAAGGGCTGGCTGAACCGCTGCACGGCTTTGCGGCGGTTTGTTGGGGTGTTGTCGTGA
- a CDS encoding ribonuclease R — MQIVTWLAANGSTYQSSRPRTAADIAIADRPDDMSTGAYNRDTGEWERTYDTTTTDTDLTIGEAERLYVWANAQTDGNGSVADIILKVLGV; from the coding sequence ATGCAGATTGTAACTTGGCTTGCCGCCAACGGCAGTACCTACCAGAGCAGCAGACCCCGTACAGCGGCGGACATAGCAATTGCTGACCGTCCAGACGATATGTCCACAGGTGCATACAACCGGGATACCGGGGAGTGGGAGCGCACTTACGACACCACCACCACAGACACGGACCTGACCATTGGCGAGGCGGAGCGGCTGTATGTGTGGGCAAATGCGCAGACGGACGGCAACGGGAGTGTGGCGGACATCATCCTCAAGGTGCTGGGGGTGTAA
- a CDS encoding phage protein GemA/Gp16 family protein: MKTSKTSPMRLGLYRKIEIARKQLPGLDDDGVWRERLRSSFGVDSRKDLNMHQLATLVQDLARDGARFTAGKKSRNPGVKSLSREDWVEVPTNSPFAAEKRMIAALWRKLGYSMNSLDTRCKRAFGCARFVWMADGAQISRLIVDLQKRVKAAGLE, translated from the coding sequence ATGAAAACATCGAAAACCTCTCCCATGCGTCTTGGGCTGTACCGCAAGATAGAGATAGCCCGCAAGCAGCTGCCCGGTCTTGACGATGACGGCGTGTGGCGCGAGCGGCTGCGCAGCTCGTTCGGCGTGGACAGCCGCAAGGATCTGAATATGCATCAGCTGGCCACGCTGGTGCAGGATCTGGCCCGGGACGGCGCGCGCTTCACCGCCGGGAAGAAAAGCCGCAATCCCGGCGTCAAGTCGTTGAGCCGCGAAGACTGGGTTGAAGTGCCGACCAACAGCCCCTTTGCGGCGGAAAAACGCATGATCGCCGCCCTGTGGCGCAAACTTGGGTATTCCATGAACAGCCTGGACACCCGCTGCAAGCGGGCATTCGGCTGCGCGCGCTTTGTGTGGATGGCCGACGGGGCGCAGATATCCCGGCTGATCGTCGACCTGCAAAAGCGCGTAAAAGCGGCTGGTCTGGAGTAG
- a CDS encoding discoidin domain-containing protein: MTITMRTTKVVYLPDGTQTQFSVPFPVFDEGDVECLQVDGLTETLLTAFTVFDDHVTFSTPPTAGKPLVVRRRTARVQESDYPVAGRFPADVVERDFDRLTAMVQELDEQIDRAVLAPSDGSIDPGAMFGVLTAVVDDAQGYANAAAASAGAAAGSADNAGAEAAQASADAAQAANHAADAKYWAQRAEGVSNNGPASPDLIGGVKPGAALSVQSDGTLDLNAGPGLTIDPTANSVGVDASAIASGTLSIDHGGTGASTPAGALESLGLTAWQADMEGSNSQRLRNAVLSGRTKDGYPAYLVGHEFLDMQHENGVYNTKRGTVSASTEYSTAYTATKPLRNQVVYQSEGWLTAKTVPSGWWQYDFADGAHVLSGMFLCPRDNQPTFYPKTWALQGWNTAIGMWENIYAEAEDRQLRGASNNLMQYGRMYWFADNIKAYDRIRLNITANWGGTYLSLGVIRFYEAVLPGMHKYDVALYASEAQPFAATIACGLSPVSNRTVDKAVWLTTPVVFDGTMLTELTRNYMYLVPATAEGSLPANLDCTKAVPLPGQAAYLYTDTRKLHYGTVHDISAECLGLLQSRYTVAGAAKAESNMGSMDYPVNNANVQISLTEQPRGAISSYYFPGSPSGWISPGASLLTTFPAKNAHPYSNEMTVEVDFKWTGPADTTADGNYCIFDNGEYTNRGWRLVYRNRRKCLTLHLGTSKTNAPVYHVPFNANDDNWHTVSVSMHNECVYIHVDGVCLGAYNNVPIGNPNYRYWMLGRIIASNDWPWYGYLNNFRLTLGTALYKAADYTVTPTFYKTYIPHKTLWYDAAAGVVKEWQADTRTWLDTPMLPIGHVDTDRREHLLTDQPLGTYLNNHTKYVDPAGYLTDSSHNTNRTPASLFNFGDSGVNAYVSGNDATVAHYAQWRLDKPMTFDRMQLLGPSAGFSWTSYPCKFSLSGSVDGATWTTLIDRTAFVDDGGFLSDSEFTVPNVYDAVSYKTFTYDNPTAYQYYRLDFPAKADVTWYKDYGYTCTRAILSMRGSKPQVLSVSSYCIGSVFSIGPIFAAVNNEIEIPLPFANVAFDAGGFVDEENDYQVKRRFIGQSSNYYSEGNVWCGETIYQSPESVIIQTANSFLSIHTARHNTTSISNTSINANIYIVAKKRY, from the coding sequence ATGACCATCACCATGCGGACGACAAAAGTCGTATACCTGCCTGACGGCACGCAGACGCAATTTTCCGTTCCCTTTCCCGTGTTCGACGAAGGCGATGTGGAATGCCTGCAGGTGGACGGACTGACGGAAACGTTGCTGACGGCCTTCACCGTTTTCGATGACCACGTGACCTTCTCCACGCCCCCGACTGCGGGCAAGCCCCTGGTTGTCCGCAGGCGCACCGCCCGCGTGCAGGAAAGCGACTATCCGGTTGCCGGGCGCTTCCCTGCGGACGTGGTAGAACGGGACTTCGACCGTCTCACGGCCATGGTACAAGAGCTTGACGAGCAGATAGATCGTGCGGTGCTGGCACCGAGCGACGGTAGCATTGATCCCGGGGCGATGTTCGGTGTGTTGACTGCGGTTGTTGACGATGCCCAGGGATACGCCAACGCGGCCGCAGCCAGCGCCGGGGCGGCCGCCGGAAGCGCAGACAACGCCGGGGCGGAGGCGGCACAGGCCAGCGCCGACGCGGCACAGGCGGCCAACCACGCCGCCGATGCCAAATATTGGGCGCAGCGCGCCGAAGGCGTCAGCAACAACGGCCCGGCAAGCCCGGATCTTATTGGCGGCGTCAAGCCGGGCGCGGCCTTATCCGTGCAATCTGACGGCACCCTTGACCTCAACGCTGGCCCCGGCCTGACCATAGACCCCACCGCCAACAGCGTGGGCGTGGATGCCTCCGCGATTGCCTCCGGTACACTCTCTATCGACCATGGCGGCACAGGTGCGTCCACCCCGGCGGGCGCGCTGGAATCCCTCGGGTTGACCGCATGGCAAGCCGACATGGAGGGCAGCAACTCCCAGCGCCTGCGCAACGCCGTCCTGTCTGGCCGTACAAAAGACGGTTATCCGGCGTATCTGGTGGGGCATGAGTTTTTGGATATGCAGCATGAAAATGGCGTGTACAACACCAAGCGCGGCACCGTCAGCGCCAGCACGGAATATTCCACCGCCTATACGGCTACTAAGCCCCTGCGCAATCAGGTCGTCTACCAGTCGGAGGGCTGGTTGACAGCCAAAACCGTACCGTCCGGCTGGTGGCAGTATGATTTCGCTGACGGCGCGCACGTACTGTCCGGCATGTTTTTGTGTCCGCGTGATAACCAGCCGACATTCTACCCCAAAACATGGGCACTCCAAGGCTGGAACACTGCTATCGGCATGTGGGAAAACATCTATGCGGAGGCGGAAGACCGCCAACTGCGGGGAGCCTCAAACAACCTGATGCAGTATGGTCGCATGTACTGGTTTGCTGACAACATCAAGGCATATGACAGAATCCGGCTTAACATCACCGCCAATTGGGGGGGCACGTATCTATCATTGGGTGTTATCCGCTTTTACGAGGCGGTGCTGCCCGGTATGCACAAGTATGACGTGGCCCTGTATGCCAGTGAGGCACAGCCGTTTGCGGCCACAATCGCTTGCGGTCTATCCCCCGTCAGTAATCGCACCGTGGACAAGGCCGTCTGGCTGACAACCCCTGTAGTGTTTGACGGCACAATGCTGACCGAACTGACCCGCAACTATATGTATCTTGTGCCTGCCACGGCGGAGGGCAGCCTCCCCGCAAATCTGGATTGCACCAAGGCTGTGCCCCTGCCAGGGCAGGCGGCGTACTTGTATACGGATACCCGCAAACTGCACTATGGCACTGTCCATGATATTTCGGCGGAGTGCCTTGGCCTGCTGCAATCACGCTACACGGTGGCCGGTGCGGCCAAGGCGGAATCCAACATGGGGTCCATGGACTACCCCGTGAATAATGCTAACGTGCAGATAAGCCTTACGGAGCAACCTCGTGGGGCAATCAGCAGCTACTATTTTCCGGGGTCGCCATCCGGCTGGATAAGCCCCGGAGCGTCACTCCTGACTACATTCCCCGCCAAAAATGCTCATCCGTACAGCAACGAGATGACTGTAGAGGTTGACTTCAAATGGACTGGCCCGGCGGATACAACGGCAGATGGGAATTACTGCATATTTGACAATGGCGAATATACGAACCGTGGCTGGCGCTTGGTCTACAGAAATCGCCGGAAATGTCTGACGCTGCACTTGGGGACTTCCAAAACAAACGCCCCTGTGTATCATGTACCATTTAATGCTAATGATGATAATTGGCACACAGTATCCGTATCTATGCACAACGAATGTGTATATATTCATGTTGATGGGGTATGCCTTGGAGCTTACAACAATGTCCCCATTGGCAACCCCAATTATCGCTATTGGATGTTAGGCAGGATAATTGCATCCAATGATTGGCCTTGGTATGGCTACCTCAACAACTTCAGGCTTACCCTTGGAACGGCATTGTATAAGGCTGCTGATTACACCGTGACCCCGACCTTCTACAAAACATATATCCCCCACAAAACATTGTGGTATGACGCCGCTGCCGGAGTGGTCAAAGAGTGGCAGGCAGACACGCGGACATGGCTGGATACGCCCATGTTGCCGATTGGGCATGTGGATACGGACCGGCGCGAACATCTGCTTACGGACCAGCCCCTTGGCACCTATCTCAATAATCACACCAAGTATGTAGACCCGGCGGGCTACCTGACAGACAGCTCACACAATACAAACCGCACCCCGGCCAGCCTGTTCAATTTCGGGGACTCTGGCGTTAACGCCTATGTGTCTGGTAATGATGCTACGGTGGCACACTATGCGCAATGGCGACTGGACAAACCCATGACATTTGACCGCATGCAACTGCTTGGGCCGAGTGCGGGCTTCTCCTGGACCTCCTATCCCTGCAAATTCTCACTGTCCGGTAGCGTTGATGGCGCAACATGGACAACCCTGATAGACCGCACGGCATTTGTTGATGATGGTGGATTCCTCTCCGACAGCGAGTTCACAGTACCAAATGTCTATGATGCGGTTTCCTACAAGACATTCACCTATGACAACCCTACGGCATATCAGTATTACAGGCTTGATTTCCCTGCAAAGGCTGATGTGACATGGTATAAGGACTATGGATACACCTGCACTCGGGCAATTCTGTCTATGCGTGGCAGCAAGCCACAGGTGCTTAGTGTATCCAGCTATTGTATAGGCAGCGTGTTCAGCATTGGCCCCATATTTGCGGCAGTGAACAACGAGATTGAGATTCCGCTTCCATTCGCCAACGTGGCATTTGATGCAGGTGGATTCGTCGATGAAGAAAATGACTATCAGGTTAAGAGGCGGTTTATTGGTCAGTCTTCAAACTATTACTCCGAAGGCAATGTGTGGTGCGGCGAAACTATCTACCAAAGCCCGGAGTCCGTTATTATACAGACGGCCAACAGTTTTTTGTCGATACATACCGCACGACATAATACCACGTCCATCAGCAATACATCCATTAACGCCAACATCTACATCGTCGCCAAAAAACGCTACTAG
- a CDS encoding terminase large subunit domain-containing protein, which yields MNGRIIIPYHPRPLQQAVHDGRKRMTVLLTHRRFGKTVCMVNDLIRSAVLRGNTLRAWRGGYLAPFLKQAKDVAWDFLKYYAGVLPGVRFNETELRADFSNGARIRLYGADNADALRGQYLDDVVLDEAANISRSVWTLNIRPMLADRQGRYAFTGTPQGMNNLLYDVYEEALELSQAEPEQCALFVYPASKTGYVPPEELEKARASMGDAEYLQEFECSFAAAVRGAYWAREIDALEQLGRVTSVPIAAQLPVNTAWDLGMDDATAIWFFQVEPSGTWRIVDFYEASGEGLEHYARMLREKGYAYGRHIGPHDIMVRELGTGKSRYETARDMGIRFAVCRNLPVIDGVDAVRRQLPRCVFDAGRCAPGIKALRQYRKSFNARLDVFGRPVHDWTSHAADAFRYAVVGMMPERQEPRQERTGVLSRG from the coding sequence ATGAACGGACGCATAATCATCCCGTACCATCCCCGCCCCCTGCAGCAGGCCGTGCACGACGGGCGCAAACGCATGACCGTGCTGCTGACGCACCGGCGTTTCGGTAAAACGGTGTGCATGGTCAACGACCTCATACGGTCGGCGGTGCTGCGCGGCAACACGCTCCGCGCCTGGCGCGGCGGCTACCTGGCCCCGTTTCTCAAGCAGGCCAAGGACGTGGCCTGGGACTTTTTGAAATACTACGCCGGGGTGTTGCCGGGCGTGCGCTTCAACGAAACGGAGCTGCGCGCGGACTTCAGCAACGGGGCGCGCATCCGGCTGTATGGAGCGGACAACGCCGACGCCCTGCGCGGCCAGTACCTCGATGATGTGGTGCTGGACGAGGCGGCCAACATCAGCCGCAGCGTGTGGACGCTGAACATCCGGCCCATGCTGGCGGACAGGCAGGGGCGCTATGCGTTCACCGGCACGCCGCAGGGCATGAACAACCTGTTGTACGACGTGTACGAAGAGGCGCTGGAGCTTTCGCAGGCCGAACCGGAACAGTGCGCGCTGTTTGTGTACCCGGCGTCGAAAACCGGCTATGTGCCGCCGGAAGAGCTGGAAAAGGCGCGTGCCTCCATGGGCGATGCGGAATACCTGCAGGAATTCGAGTGTTCCTTTGCCGCCGCCGTGCGCGGGGCCTACTGGGCGCGGGAAATCGACGCCCTGGAACAGCTGGGCCGCGTGACCTCCGTTCCGATCGCGGCGCAGTTGCCCGTCAACACGGCCTGGGATCTGGGCATGGACGACGCCACGGCCATCTGGTTTTTTCAGGTGGAACCCTCCGGCACATGGCGGATTGTGGATTTTTACGAGGCCTCGGGCGAGGGGTTGGAACATTACGCGCGGATGCTGCGGGAAAAGGGCTACGCCTACGGGCGGCATATCGGCCCGCACGATATCATGGTGCGTGAGCTGGGCACGGGCAAGAGCCGGTACGAGACCGCGCGGGACATGGGAATACGCTTTGCCGTTTGCCGGAACCTGCCCGTCATTGACGGCGTGGACGCGGTGCGTCGGCAATTGCCGCGCTGCGTGTTCGATGCCGGACGTTGCGCGCCGGGAATCAAGGCCCTGCGCCAGTACCGCAAAAGCTTCAATGCACGGCTGGATGTGTTCGGCAGGCCCGTGCACGACTGGACCAGCCACGCGGCCGACGCCTTTCGCTATGCGGTGGTGGGCATGATGCCGGAGCGGCAGGAGCCGCGCCAGGAAAGGACGGGAGTTCTTTCGCGCGGATAA
- a CDS encoding portal protein has product MRGGRNDIPPDQLGDASPTAEERRGPLPAPLLTWCNALWDSRTAVNAQLDEIARYAAPDRAGFGGMGPSPGDDGRQKIWDSTPEDAALTLAAALHGMLTNPATEWLSLELDGDADRDDAEISAFMESAQAAVTAALASHEGGFHQEVNQFYLDLACFGWAVFLVEDRGNRPCFRAINPSQCALDENAGGRVDSVLRRWNMSPAALVEEFGKDAVSEKVRNAVENGTAPGARVGVSHLVCPLSRLPESVRSDVARNRGGKAEKPFASLYYETEGGHCLSRGGFDELPYMCPRWSKRSGEIYGRGPGHVCLPDMRVLNRVAQAQLVGAEKLADPPLLAADDSVVGRIRSGAGGITYVRPDALQQGRGLMQLPVDFRLDVAEAVLEKRRGAVRGAFLNDRIQMAGGPQMTATEVMARERKQNLVLGPVLGRLESEFLGPLTDRVFMLLLRAGAFAVPPGLAGRELRARYVSPLARAQRQSAAEAFGLALQYLAGFTQADPTIMDNFDFNSAARDSRELFGYPRKYLLDERKVQKNRQERAQQAQTAALARMAEQAGPALASAATEQEKGR; this is encoded by the coding sequence ATGCGCGGCGGACGAAACGATATCCCGCCGGATCAGCTGGGCGACGCCAGCCCGACGGCAGAGGAAAGGCGCGGGCCGCTGCCCGCTCCCCTGCTGACCTGGTGCAACGCCCTGTGGGACAGCCGCACTGCCGTGAACGCGCAGCTTGACGAAATTGCGCGTTACGCCGCGCCGGATCGCGCCGGGTTCGGCGGCATGGGGCCTTCGCCCGGCGACGACGGACGGCAGAAAATATGGGATTCCACGCCGGAAGACGCTGCGCTGACCCTGGCCGCGGCCCTGCACGGCATGCTGACCAACCCGGCCACGGAGTGGCTGAGCCTTGAGCTGGATGGCGATGCCGACCGGGATGACGCGGAAATTTCCGCCTTCATGGAATCGGCGCAAGCGGCGGTAACGGCGGCGCTTGCCTCGCACGAGGGGGGCTTTCATCAGGAAGTGAACCAGTTTTACCTTGACCTGGCATGTTTTGGCTGGGCTGTGTTTCTGGTTGAAGACCGGGGGAACCGGCCGTGTTTTCGGGCGATAAACCCGTCGCAGTGCGCCCTGGACGAAAACGCGGGGGGCCGCGTGGATTCGGTGCTGCGGCGCTGGAACATGAGCCCGGCCGCGCTGGTTGAGGAATTCGGCAAGGACGCTGTTTCCGAAAAGGTGCGGAACGCGGTGGAGAACGGCACGGCCCCCGGTGCGCGCGTGGGCGTTTCGCACTTGGTGTGCCCGCTTTCACGGCTGCCGGAAAGCGTGCGGAGCGACGTTGCCCGCAACCGGGGCGGCAAGGCGGAAAAACCTTTTGCCTCGCTGTATTACGAGACGGAAGGCGGGCATTGCCTTTCGCGCGGGGGCTTTGACGAACTGCCGTACATGTGCCCGCGTTGGAGCAAGCGCAGCGGCGAAATCTACGGGCGCGGCCCTGGGCATGTGTGTTTGCCCGACATGCGGGTGCTGAACCGCGTGGCCCAGGCGCAGCTGGTGGGGGCCGAGAAACTGGCCGATCCGCCCCTGCTGGCGGCGGACGACAGCGTGGTGGGCCGCATACGCTCAGGAGCCGGGGGCATAACCTATGTCCGCCCGGACGCGCTGCAGCAAGGGCGCGGGCTTATGCAGCTGCCTGTGGATTTTCGCCTGGACGTGGCCGAGGCCGTGCTGGAAAAACGGCGCGGGGCCGTGCGCGGGGCATTTTTGAACGACCGCATACAGATGGCGGGCGGCCCGCAGATGACGGCCACGGAGGTGATGGCCCGCGAGCGCAAGCAGAACCTTGTGCTGGGACCGGTGCTGGGGCGGCTGGAAAGCGAATTTTTGGGGCCGTTGACGGACAGGGTCTTCATGCTGCTGCTGCGGGCCGGGGCCTTTGCCGTGCCGCCTGGGCTGGCCGGGCGTGAGCTGCGGGCGCGCTATGTTTCGCCGCTGGCGCGGGCGCAGCGACAGTCCGCGGCGGAGGCGTTCGGCCTGGCGTTGCAGTATCTGGCGGGGTTCACGCAGGCGGACCCCACGATCATGGACAACTTTGATTTCAATTCGGCGGCCCGCGACAGTCGCGAGCTGTTCGGCTACCCGCGCAAATACCTTTTGGACGAGCGCAAGGTGCAAAAAAACCGACAGGAGCGCGCGCAACAGGCGCAAACGGCGGCGCTGGCGCGGATGGCCGAACAGGCCGGGCCCGCCCTCGCTTCAGCCGCAACGGAACAGGAGAAAGGCAGATGA
- a CDS encoding phage capsid protein, with translation MPNDVSAAFVTQYEAEVFMAYQQGASKLRNLVRTRPGVVGSSDKFTKIGKGEATQKTRHAAVVPMDVDHSQATATLEDWYAPDYVDKLDEYKIKHDERRALTWSGAAAIGRKVDSLIIGAAGAALPAGQVMGDGTGIMTLDLVMDAFALFNEGEVPDDGQRYAVVGPRQWNQLLLIDQFAKSDYVGTDAPVWLRGTEAKRWLNIIWLMHTGLPVTGAGTAAAYTGCYLFHKTALGLAEGGQGVVSEINYVPEKVAYLCNNMISAGAVRIDDLGVVRINALNKKAA, from the coding sequence ATGCCTAACGACGTTTCCGCCGCCTTCGTCACGCAGTACGAAGCGGAAGTTTTTATGGCCTACCAGCAGGGGGCCAGCAAACTGCGCAACCTGGTGCGCACGCGCCCCGGCGTGGTCGGCAGTTCGGACAAGTTTACGAAGATCGGCAAGGGCGAGGCCACGCAGAAAACCCGCCACGCCGCCGTGGTGCCCATGGATGTGGACCACAGCCAGGCCACGGCCACGCTGGAAGACTGGTACGCGCCGGACTATGTGGACAAGCTGGATGAATACAAGATCAAGCATGACGAGCGCCGGGCCCTGACCTGGAGCGGGGCCGCGGCCATCGGGCGCAAGGTGGACTCGCTGATCATTGGAGCCGCCGGGGCGGCCCTGCCCGCCGGGCAGGTGATGGGCGACGGCACCGGCATAATGACCCTCGATCTTGTCATGGACGCCTTTGCCCTGTTCAACGAAGGGGAGGTGCCCGACGACGGGCAGCGTTATGCCGTGGTGGGGCCGCGACAGTGGAACCAGCTGTTGCTGATCGACCAGTTCGCCAAAAGCGACTATGTGGGTACGGACGCGCCGGTCTGGCTGCGCGGGACCGAAGCCAAGCGCTGGCTGAACATCATCTGGCTTATGCACACGGGCCTGCCGGTTACGGGCGCGGGCACGGCGGCGGCCTATACCGGCTGCTATCTCTTCCACAAGACAGCGTTGGGCCTGGCCGAAGGCGGCCAGGGGGTCGTCAGCGAAATCAACTATGTGCCGGAAAAGGTCGCCTATCTCTGCAACAACATGATCAGCGCAGGGGCCGTGCGCATTGATGACCTGGGCGTGGTGCGCATCAACGCGCTCAACAAGAAGGCAGCGTAA